One part of the Carassius gibelio isolate Cgi1373 ecotype wild population from Czech Republic chromosome B6, carGib1.2-hapl.c, whole genome shotgun sequence genome encodes these proteins:
- the LOC127959429 gene encoding ladderlectin-like isoform X2: MAMLRSLLLLFIVFSTGNAAGKPDKGRPCQYGWTNFETRCYKFFSQLATWIEAERNCIDQHANLASVNKEEENSFLLGLLPSPTTRCWIGVQDAVEEGEWLWSDGTNYDYDNWCTGEPNNLNVENCGEINWTSDECWNDSTCTNPKGYICATRSEMDWPTDPE; the protein is encoded by the exons ATGGCAATGTTGAGAAGTCTGCTGCTTCTGTTCATCGTGTTCTCCACGGGAAATGCAGCTGGTAAACCAG ATAAAGGTAGACCATGCCAGTATGGATGGACAAATTTTGAAACCCGATGCTACAAGTTCTTCTCTCAGTTGGCTACATGGATTGAAGCAGAG AGAAACTGTATTGATCAGCATGCAAATCTTGCATCTGtgaacaaagaagaagaaaactctTTTCTGCTGGGTCTGTTGCCTTCTCCTACTACACGATGTTGGATTGGTGTTCAAGATGCTGTGGAA GAAGGAGAGTGGTTGTGGAGTGATGGAACTAATTATGACTACGACAACTGGTGCACTGGTGAACCTAACAATCTGAATGTTGAGAACTGTGGAGAGATCAACTGGACCT CTGATGAATGCTGGAATGATTCGACCTGTACAAACCCAAAGGGCTATATCTGTGCTACACGATCGGAGATGGACTGGCCCACTGATCCAGAGTAA
- the LOC127959429 gene encoding galactose-specific lectin nattectin-like isoform X1, producing MAMLRSLLLLFIVFSTGNGAPKADIDLRCQDGWTHFETRCYKFFSQSATWIAAERNCIDQHANLASVHKEEENYFLMGLLPSPTTRCWIGVQDAVEEGEWLWSDGTKFDYANWCTGEPNNLNVENCGEINWTSDECWNDSTCTNPKGYICATRSEMDWPTDPE from the exons ATGGCAATGTTGAGAAGTCTGCTGCTTCTGTTCATCGTGTTCTCCACGGGAAATGGTGCTCCTAAAGCAG ATATAGATCTACGATGCCAGGATGGATGGACACATTTTGAAACCCGATGCTACAAGTTCTTCTCTCAGTCAGCTACCTGGATTGCAGCAGAg AGAAACTGTATTGATCAGCATGCAAATCTTGCATCTGtgcacaaagaagaagaaaactatTTTCTGATGGGTCTGTTGCCTTCTCCTACTACACGATGTTGGATTGGTGTTCAAGATGCTGTGGAA GAAGGAGAGTGGTTGTGGAGTGATGGAACTAAATTTGACTACGCCAACTGGTGCACTGGTGAACCTAACAATCTGAATGTTGAGAACTGTGGAGAGATCAACTGGACCT CTGACGAATGCTGGAATGATTCGACCTGTACAAACCCAAAGGGCTATATCTGTGCTACACGATCGGAGATGGACTGGCCCACTGATCCAGAGTAA
- the LOC127959427 gene encoding galactose-specific lectin nattectin-like isoform X1, with protein sequence MAMLRSLLLLFIVFSTGNGVPKADIDVRCQDGWTHFETRCYKFFSQSATWIAAERNCIDQHANLASVHKEEENYFLMGLLPSPTTRCWIGVQDAVEEGEWLWSDGTKFDYANWCTGEPNNLNVENCGELNWTSDECWNDSTCTNPKGYICATRSEMDWPTDPE encoded by the exons ATGGCAATGTTGAGAAGTCTGCTGCTTCTGTTCATCGTGTTTTCCACGGGAAATGGCGTTCCTAAAGCAG ATATAGATGTACGATGCCAGGATGGATGGACACATTTTGAAACCCGATGCTACAAGTTCTTCTCTCAGTCAGCTACCTGGATTGCAGCAGAG AGAAACTGTATTGATCAGCATGCAAATCTTGCATCTGtgcacaaagaagaagaaaactatTTTCTGATGGGTCTGTTGCCTTCTCCTACTACACGATGTTGGATTGGTGTTCAAGATGCTGTGGAA GAAGGAGAGTGGTTGTGGAGTGATGGAACTAAATTTGACTACGCCAACTGGTGCACTGGTGAACCTAACAATCTGAATGTTGAGAACTGTGGAGAGCTCAACTGGACCT CTGATGAATGCTGGAATGATTCGACCTGTACAAACCCAAAGGGCTATATCTGTGCTACACGATCGGAGATGGACTGGCCCACTGATCCAGAGTAA